The following proteins are encoded in a genomic region of Thalassophryne amazonica chromosome 5, fThaAma1.1, whole genome shotgun sequence:
- the mrps30 gene encoding LOW QUALITY PROTEIN: 39S ribosomal protein S30, mitochondrial (The sequence of the model RefSeq protein was modified relative to this genomic sequence to represent the inferred CDS: deleted 2 bases in 2 codons), protein MAACRRVSLQSLLFKNVSPFRHKNWVHTEGAVKEPVYPHILPSLTAKSKSALLRRIAGKGTKNSRCATEEKISLLTRKQRMKFVVQTQPFARNADRWYQHFTKTAYIPGLPQKFTAGTEKSGEEEEPAASAPSGPGIGDDVFADIRTMVIGALLQEQWHMTKRRPFVYRSQEHFVAPFLRNLVNGFTHSLARYNPLLPLCSVDLGVKVNFYWRRGQRIIPRGHRKRHQEPYRFQIDDCPHSQIRIISKLPQFTSLESSYTAEVPQITHEPNLMPLFRRQYDNNIFTGTKLADPVCYGHTQFHLVPDCHHRDTKIRRKESDQIEVFLRANGMASLFAWTGAQAMYQGFWDREDVNRPFVSQAVITDGQFFSFFCYQLNTVALSVEMDGSNPRKNLLWGTESLRLYEKVQDGEVVGLNDDVIKLLIQFLMNQP, encoded by the exons ATGGCGGCTTGCAGGCGGGTGTCCTTGCAGTCGCTGCTTTTCAAAAACGTTTCTCCGTTTAGACATAAAAACTGGGTCCAC ACGGAGGGCGCAGTGAAGGAGCCCGTGTACCCGCACATCCTGCCGTCTCTCACGGCCAAAAGCAAGTCCGCCCTG TTGCGCAGGATCGCGGGAAAAGGTACAAAAAATTCACGCTGCGCCACAGAGGAGAAGATCTCCCTCCTCACCCGAAAACAGCGCATGAAGTTTGTGGTTCAGACTCAGCCGTTCGCACGCAACGCCGACAGGTGGTACCAGCACTTCACCAAGACCGCCTACATCCCCGGCCTGCCGCAGAAATTCACTGCGGGCACGGAGAAGAGTGGTGAGGAGGAGGAGCCGGCGGCCTCAGCGCCCAGCGGGCCGGGGATCGGAGATGATGTGTTCGCGGACATCCGGACGATGGTTATTGGTGCGCTTTTACAGGAGCAGTGGCACATGACGAAACGCCGGCCCTTCGTGTACAGGAGCCAGGAGCACTTCGTGGCACCGTTTCTGAGGAATCTGGTGAACGGATTCACTCACAGTCTGGCTCGGTACAACCCGCTGCTGCCCCTGTGCAGTGTAG ATCTTGGAGTCAAAGTGAATTTCTACTGGAGGAGAGGACAGAGGATCATCCCAAGGGGGCACCGGAAACGTCACCAAGAACCATACAGGTTCCAGATTGATGACTGTCCTCACAGTCAGATTAGGATAATCAGCAAACTACC GCAGTTTACCTCGCTGGAGTCATCTTATACAGCTGAAGTTCCACAGATCACACATGAGCCCAACTTGATGCCTCTGTTCAGAAGACAGTATGACAACAATATCTTCACAG GTACCAAGCTAGCAGACCCAGTATGTTACGGTCACACTCAGTTTCATCTTGTGCCCGATTGCCACCACAGAGACACTAAAATACGGAGGAAGGAGTCTGACCAAATCGAGGTGTTCCTCAGGGCCAACGGCATGGCCAGCCTGTTTGCCTGGACAGGAGCGCAGGCCATGTACCAAG GTTTCTGGGACCGAGAAGATGTCAACAGGCCTTTTGTGTCCCAGGCTGTTATCACAGACGGCCAGTTCTTCTCCTTTTTCTGCTACCAGCTCAACACTGTGGCGCTCTCTGTCGAGATGGATGGCAGCAACCCCAGAAAAAACTTGCTGTGGGGCACCGAGAGCCTGCGGCTGTATGAGAAAGTGCAGGATGGAGAAGTGGTGGGTCTAAACGATGATGTCATCAAGCTTCTAATCCAGTTCCTCATGAACCAGCCGTAG